The genome window GCGGAAGAACTGCGCCAGCTCCGGGTCGCCCGCCTGCTCGGCGTCGCGGATGAACTGCTCGGCCGTCGAGGCGCCCTTGAGCAGGTGGTACAGCGTGCTGATGACGTTGTAGTGCGCGTCCCGGGTCCCCGTCTGCCGCTCTTCACCTGCCATGTCCGCCTCCCGAGAAAGGGTGGTGTGCCATGGGGGAAAGCTAGCCACGGTGGCGGTGGGCGGCCCCGTTTGGGGCGCCCGCCCGCCTGCCTGCACGCGGTCAGGCTTGCAGCATGGGGTCCAGCTTGCCTTCCTTGTCGAGCTGGGCCAGGTCCGAGTAGCCGCCGACGTGCGTGTCGCCGATGAAGATTTGCGGCACGGTGCGCTGGCCGCCGCTCATCTCCACGAGCTTGGCTCGCGTGTCGTCGTCTCCGGTGACGTCCAGCTCCTGGAAGTCAACGCCCTTGCGCTTGAGCAGGTCCTTCGCGCGGACGCAAAAGCCACAGTAGTTCGTGGTGTAGATCTTCACGGGCTTCACGGTGTCTCCTCCTTCATTCCCAAACCTAAGGGCGTGGCCTGCCCCGCGCCACCCGGGGCATGAAAGCACGACGGCCCCCGGCTCCCTGAACAGGAACCGGAGGCCGTCTTCGACAGCAGTCACCCCGGCCGGAGCCGGGGTGGGGCAATCACATCCCCATGCCGCCCATGCCGCCCATGCCGCCCATGCCGCCGGCGCCAGCGGGCGCGTCCTTCTCGTCCTTCGGACGCTCGGCCACCATCGCCTCGGTGGTGAGCATCAGGGAGGCCACGGACGCGGAGTTCTGCAGCGCCGTGCGGCTCACCTTGGCCGGGTCGATGACGCCCGCGGCCAGCAGGTCCTCGTACGCGCCCGTCGCGGCGTTGAAGCCGAACGCGCCCGTGCCTTCCTTGACCTTGTTGACGATGACGCTGCCCTCGAGGCCGCCGTTGCCGACGATCTGGCGCAGGGGCTCCTCGACGGCGCGGCGGATGATGTCCACGCCGAACTTCTCACCCTCGGCGAACGTCTGACCCTCCAGCGCCTTGAGGCACCGGATGTAGGCCACGCCACCGCCGGGGACCACGCCCTCCTCGACGGCCGCGCGGGTCGCGTTGAGCGCGTCCTCCACGCGGGCCTTCTTCTCCTTCATCTCCGTCTCGGTGGCCGCGCCGACGTTGATGACGGCCACGCCGCCCACGAGCTTCGCCAGACGCTCCTGGAGCTTCTCGCGGTCGTAGTCGCTGGTGGTCTCCTCGATCTGCGCGCGGATCTGCTTCACGCGCGCGTTGATCTCCTGCTCGCTGCCCGCGCCGTCGACGACGGTGGTGTTGTCCTTGTCGACGGTGATGCGCTTGGCGCGGCCCAGGTCCTTGAGCTCCAGGGTGTCCAGCTTGATGCCCAGGTCCTCGGCGATCATCCGGCCGCCCGTCAGGGTGGCGATGTCCTCGAGGATGGCCTTGCGGCGGTCGCCGAAGCCCGGCGCCTTCACCGCGCACACGTTCAGCACGCCGCGGATCTTGTTGACCACCAGCGTGGCCAGCGCCTCACCCTCGACCTCCTCGGCGATGATGAGCAGCGGCTTACCGGCGCGCGCCACCTGCTCCAGGATGGGCAGCAGGTCCTTCATGGAGGAGATCTTCTTCTCGTGGATGAGGATGAGCGCGTCGTTCAGCACCGCCTCCATCCGCTCCGGGTCCGTCACGAAGTACGGGGAGAGGTAGCCGCGGTCGAACTGCATGCCCTCGACCACGTCCAGCGTGGTCTCCAGGCCCTTGGCCTCCTCCACCGTGATGACGCCCTCCTTGCCGACCTTCTCCATCGCGTCCGCGATGATCTGGCCGATGGTGGCATCGCCGTTGGCGGAGATGGTGCCGACCTGGGCGATCTCCTTCTTGTCCTTCGTCGGCTTGGCCAGCTTCTTCAGCTCGCCCACGATGACCGCGACGGCCTTGTCGATGCCGCGCTTGATGTCCATCGGGTTGTGGCCCGCGGCCACCAGCTTCGCGCCCTCGCGGAAGATGGCCTGCGCCAGCACGGTGGCCGTCGTGGTGCCGTCACCGGCCACGTCGGAGGTCTTGGACGCGACCTCCTTGACCATCTGCGCGCCCATGTTCTCGAACTTGTTCTCCAGTTCGATTTCCTTCGCCACCGTCACACCGTCCTTGGTGATGGTGGGCGAGCCGAAGCTCTTCTCGATGACGACGTTGCGGCCCTTGGGGCCCAGGGTCACCTTGACCGCGTCGGCCAGGATGTTGACGCCACGGAGGATGGCCTCGCGAGCGCGCACGTCAAAAAGCAGGTCCTTCGCCATGATGGGAATTCCTTGAGTGAAGGGGTGGGGGGCGGATTACTTCTCGATGACGCCGAGCACATCCTCTTCACGGAGGATGAGGTGCTCCTCGCCGTCGAGCTTGATCTCGGTCCCGGCGTACTTGCTGAAGAGGATGGTGTCGCCGGCCTTGATGTCCAGGGGACGCACCTTGCCGTCCTCCTGCACCTTGCCGTTGCCGACGGCGACGACCTTGCCCTCGAGGGGCTTCTCCTTCGCCGTGTCCGGGATGAAGAGGCCGCCCTTGGTCTTGTTCTCCTCGGCGACCCGCTTGACGATGAGCCGATCCTGCAGGGGACGAATCTTCATGGTCTGCTCCTTGATGGGGCGCCCACCGTCCGGGGACTCCGGGCGGCTTGGGGCGCCGCTGGGGGTTGAAAAAGGGCCGTGACGGCCCGCGGCATTAGCACTCCGACATCGCGAGTGCTAACGCCTAGGCGCGGCGGATAATAACCAGGGAAGATGACCCGTCAAGCGACGCGGGACGCTCGGGCCGTGAGCTGCCAACTGCCCGGCATTGCTGTCTTTTTCCCCTCCCGTTGCGTCCGTGACAGGTAGAGCCCGTCCGCATGCCCGCACGGCTCGGATTGGCACTCGGACGTCACGAGTGCTAGCGCAAGTGCCTGGAATCATTGACGGGTGCTTTTGCGACGCGGAGGGTCGATTGCTACCGTTCCCTTATTCCCGCCGGCCACGCGGGCTGGGCGGGGGGAAGGGAGTGTCGATGAGTCAACTGGTGGCGGCCCTGTCGTTGAAGGAGTTCTTCAAGTCGCTCCTGGACGAGGTCACCTCGCGGCAGCGGGTGACGCTGGAAGAGGTGACGGAGTTCTACCTGGTGAACCTGCTGGCGGAGTTCGCCAGCACCGACAACCTGTTCGACCGCCAGGAGGACGGCCGCCGCGCGCGGGAGCCCCTGGCGGTGCTCTACCACCAGGCCCTCCAGCAGGAGCGTGAGGCGCGCATCAAGACGCTGCGGCGGCTGGGCGACGTGTCGCTCTACACCGTGGGGTTCTTCTCCGGCGCGCTGCAAGGCGGGGTGGTGGGCCCCGACTACTACATCCAGATGGGCGGCACCGCGTACGGCCAGGTGGCGGACCTGTCGCCCCGCGCGGGCTTCGCGGGGGTGTACCGGGAGCTGCGCGACAAGTTCCGGGCGGTGGCCGAAGTCCTGGAGGAGATCGCCGCGCGGGGCATGGTGCAGGCGGGGCCCAGCGGGGCGCTCAAGGTCTACGAGACGTGGGCGCGCACGGGCAGCGACAGGCTGGAGCGGGTCCTGGTGGACGCGGGGATGATGCCCGCGCCCAAGGGGCAGCTCCCCAACTGAGGCACGTGAGGGAGGTCGCCACATGATTGGCCGCGTTCAGGACCACCTGGAGGCCATCTACGGCTTCACGTGCGAGGCACGGGCGGAGACCTTCGTGGTGGACACGGAGGCCGCCGCCCGGCTGGGCGCCACCGGGCGCAGCGACGAGGAGCTGCTCGTCCACGAAGCCGACGACGCGCTGGAGCTGGCGCTGTACCTGTCCCCGGCGCTCCTGGACCGGCTCAAGCCCTACGAGGCCGGGCCGCTGGGGTACGTGCTGGACGGGGACCTCGCCGGCTACTGCCAGGTGGCCGAGGGCGTCAGCCACTTCCTCTACATGGCCCACACCGCGGCGCACGGGCGCACGGTGTCCCTGCTGGAGCTGGAGGCGCAGGCGGAGGTGGACAAGTTCGCCGTGTGCCTGCTGCACCGCTGGGGCGAGGGCGTGGGGGCCTGGGCGCAGGAGCTGCTCACCCGACTGTTCGACCGGGTGTCCTACCGCGACCGGCTGTCCTCCCAGGAGCGCTGGCGGTACGAGGAGGCCAACCGGCTGTCCCGGCGGTTCTGCTCGCGGATGATGACGCACGTGGCCGGACGGCGGCTGGAGCGGCTCCTTTCGGACCTGCGGTACGCCTACCGGCTGGGGGCGGAGGCGAAGCTGAGCCACTTCGCCCACGGAGGCTGAGTCCGGGCCCCCACGTCCCGCCGCCATCGGTTAGGGTAGGTGGGCATGCCACGCGAGGCGTCCGCAGGCGGGATTGTCATCCGGGAGAGTGACGGCACCTGGGAGGTGGTCGTCATCCGTCCGCATGGCCGTCCCCTGTGGGCGCTGCCCAAGGGGCACGTGGACCCGGGCGAGACGCCGGAGCAGACGGCGAGCCGCGAGGTGCACGAGGAGACGGGCCTCACCGCCGCGCTCGTCGCGCCGCTGGGGGAGATTCGCTACGTCTACCAGTTCAGGGGTCAGCGCATCTTCAAGCGCGTCCACTTCTTCCTCTTCCGTTACCAGGAAGGCGCGCTGGGGCCGCTGCCGGGGCCGCGCGTGGAGGTGGACGAGGTGAGATGGGTGCCGGTGGGACAGCTGGTGCCCCTGCTCGGCTACAAGGGCGAGAAGGCCGTGGCCGCGCGCGCCGTGCGGTGGATGCGCGCCCAGGGCCTCTTGCCCCAGGCCCCTTCCCCGGCCGTGGGGCCCGAGGGGAAGGGAACCTAGAGGGACGGCGCGACTACTTGGCGGTGTCGGCGGTGTACTTGCCGGACAGCGCCTCGCGCACGTCACGGTCGAACTTCACGCGGCCGGTGGCCACCTCGCGCAGGGACAGCACGGGGGGCTTGTTCTTGGAGCTCTCGATGATGGGGCGGGCGCCGGCCATCAGCTGACGCGCGCGCTTCGCACCGAGCAGCACCAGCGCGAACCGGTTGTCGACGAGGGGGAGGCAGTCTTCGACTGTGACGCGAGCCATGGAACGTCCTTCGGAATTTCGGTGGGGCTACCTGAGAACACTGAAACCTAAAGAGCACCCCGGGGGGAGTCAAGGAAGGACGTACCCCCAGGGCCGCCGGGCGGACAGGCGCTTCGTGGATCAGGTGTACCACCAGGCCCAGAGGATGAGGACGCCCTGCAGCGGGAGCCTCGCCCAGAGGACGGCCTTGGGAATCTTCCGGAACCGCTCCGGCTCTCTCGCCATCTGGAGGTTGGCGGGGAAGACGGCGATGAACAACGCGATGAGCCCCCAGGCCGACACCACCCGGGTGGCGGGGATGAGCAGGCCCACTCCCAGCAGCACCTCCGCCACCCCGCTCCAGAAGACGAGCGGGCCGTGCCAGGGCAGGTACGGCGGCATCATCCGCACGTAGGCGCGCGGATGGACGAAGTGGTTGATGCCGCCGGCCACCATGAAGAGGCCCAGCACGTACATCAGGACGGTCTTCACGCTCCCGCGAAGGCCTGGGCGACGATGGCGCGGGCCTCCTCGAGGATGGCGTTCAGGTGGGCCTCGTCGCGGAAGCTCTCCGCGTAGATCTTGTACACGTCCTCGGTGCCCGAGGGCCGCGCGGCGAACCAGCCATTCTCCGCGACCACCTTGAGTCCTCCGATGTCCGCGTCGTTGCCGGGCGCGCGGGTGAGGCGCTGGAGGATGGGCTCGCCGGCCAGGCTCTGCGCCTTCACCGCGTCCGGGGACAGCTTCTTGAGCACCGCCTTCTGCGCGGGCGTGGCCGCCTGGTCGATGCGCGCGTAGTACGGCGTGCCGAAGCGCGCGGCCAGGTCCTGGTAGTGCTCGCCCGGGTCCTTGTCCGTGCGCGCCAATATCTCCACCGCGAGCAAGTCCAGCAGCATGCCGTCCTTGTCCGTGGTCCACACCGTGCCGTCGCGGCGCAGGAAGGACGCGCCCGCGCTCTCCTCGCCGCCGAAGCCCAGCGTGCCCGCCAAGAGGCCGTCCACGAACCACTTGAAGCCCACCGGCACCTCGACGACGCGGCGGTGGAGGCTTTGCGCCACCCGGTCGATGAGCCCGCTGGACACCAGCGTCTTGCCCACCGCGGTGCCGGCCTTCCAGCCGGGGCGGTTCTGGAAGAGGTAGTGGATGGCCACCGCCAGGTAGTGGTTGGGGTTCATCAGCCCGAGCGAGCGCGTGACGATGCCGTGCCGGTCCGAGTCCGCGTCGTTGCCGAAGGCCAGGTCGTACTGGTCCTTGAGCTTCACCAGATTGGCCATGGCGTACGGCGACGAGCAGTCCATGCGGATCTTCCCGTCGTGGTCCACCGGCATGAAGCGGAACGTCGGGTCCACGGTGGGGTTCACCACCGTGAGATTCAGCCCATAGCGCGTAGCGATGGGCTCCCAGTACGCCACGTTGGAGCCGCCGAGCGGGTCCGCGCCAATCTTCAGCTTCGCGCCCTTGATGGCCTCCATGTCGACGACGGAGCCCAGGTCCTCGACATACGGCGTGATGAAGTCGTGCGGCTTCACGGTGGGGGCCGTGCGCGCCCGCGCGTACGGCGTGCGCTGGATGCCGCGGTTGTCCTCGCCGAGCAGCGCGTTGGCACGACGCTCGATGAGCGCGGTGACGTTCGTGTCCGCGGGGCCGCCGTTGGGCGGGTTGTACTTGATGCCGCCGTCCTCGGGCGGGTTGTGGGACGGGGTGATGACGATGCCGTCGGCGAGCCCCGTGGTGCGTCCCTTGTTGAACGTGAGGATGGCGTGGGAGATGACGGGCGTGGGCGTGGCGCCGTCGGTGAAGCGCACCTGCACTCCGTTGGCGGCGAGCACCTCCAGCGCCGTCTGCTGCGCCGGGGCGGAGAGCGCGTGGGTGTCCATGCCCAGGTACAGCGGGCCGTCGATGCCCTGCTGCTGGCGGTACTCGCAGAGCGCCTGCGTCACCGCGACGATGTGCGCCTCGTTGAAGCTGGTGCGAGCCGATGAGCCGCGGTGTCCCGAGGTGCCGAAGGCCACGCGCTGCTCGGGGACGCCCACGTCGGGCTTCTCCGCGTAGTAGCGCGCGCGCAGCTTCTCGGGGGCGATGAGGAGGTCTTCGGGCGGGAGCTTTCCGGCGAGAGGATGGGCCATGTCGACCGCACCATAGGCGCGCGGCCCGACGGTTTGCTCAGCCTTCTCGACGAGCTGTCGTCGGGTGGACCGAGACCCGCCCGGCGTCTGTGCTGCTACGGGCTGGGCGCGCCGGAGGGGGAGGGCGGCGCCTCCTGCTCGGGCAGGTAGAAGGCCCCGGAGCGCGCGGCGAGCACGGCGGCGGTGAGCAGGCCCACCGTCAACCCGAAGACGATGATGCTCGCCAGCGTCACCCAGTCGGTGACACTCGCCGGCTGGAACAGCGCGCCGAAGGGCGTGGCGAAGTCGAAGCCCGCCTGCGGCGCCTTGCGCAGGTTCTGCACCGCGGTGAGCAGCGCCGTCGTCACCAGTCCCAGACCCATGCCCACCACGGCCGCGAGCGCCGCGCTGCCCACCATCATCGGACGGCTCACGGCGCGCGTGGTGGGGCGGCTCTGCACGTCGAAGTCCGGGTCCCTCACGCCCAGCGGCACGAAGCGCGCGAGCAGGAGCAGGCCGGGGATGCCGCCCACCATGGTGAACCAGAAGAAGGGCTCCCAGCCGATGGAGTACACGAGGAAGCCGGCGATGGGCCCCGCCACCACGCGCGGAATGGAGAACAGGCTGGAGAGCAGCGCGAACTGCGTGGCGGAGAAGCGCTTCTGCGTCAGCCGCATCAGCAGCACGGAGAACGCGCCCGTGCCCAGCCCTTGCGTCACCTGCTCGAAGCCGATGGCGCTGTACATCAGCCATACGCTGGGCGCGCCCGCCCGGGCCACGAGCACGTAGCCGATGTTCGACACAATCTGGATGACGCCGAACACCCAGAGCGCGCGGCCCAGCCCCAGCACCGTCGTCCACGCGCCGCCCACCAGCGTGCCCAGGATGGTGCCGAACAGGCCAATCGTCCCGAGCGCCACGCCGCGGTGCAGGTCGCTGTAGCCCATGTCCACCAGGAACGGGCGCAGCAGTGTGCCGCCGAGGTTGTCGGCCAGCTTGTAGAGGAAGACGAAGGCGAGGATTTCGAGCGCGCGGTGCCGCGACAGGAAGCCCACGAACGGATACCAGACGGCGTCCTTGAGGGACTTGGGCGGGGCGAGCCGCTCCTCGGGCTCCGGCGCGAAGCGGGTGATGATGAGCATGGGCAGGTACAGCGTCGCCAGCCCGATGACCACCCACTTCCACGACACGCGGCCCGCGAGGGTAATCGCCGCCGAGCCCGCGATGAACATGGCCGCGCGGTACAGCGCCACGCGCGCGCCCACCGCCACGCCCTGCTCCTCCTTGCGCAAGACCTCCACCGCGTACGCGTCGATGGCGATGTCCTGCGTCGCGGACGCGAAGGCCACCGCCATGGCCAGCGCGCCCACCACCCACGCGGCCTCGGGATGTTCTCCCAGCCCCGCGAGCGCCAGCGTGGTGGCGAACAGCGCCACCTGCGCCACCGCCATCCAGCCCCGCCGCCGTCCCCAGAAGGGCGGCACGTAGCGGTCCATCAGCGGCGACCAGATGAACTTGAAGGACCAGGGCGCCTGCGCCAGCGTGATGAGGCCCACCACGCGGATGTCCACGCCGATGCTGCGCAGCCAGTCCGGGATGGCGATCCACACCAGGCCCAGCGGCAGACCCGAGGAGAACGAGAGCAGGGTGACGGAGGCCGTCCGCCAGGAGGCCATGGCCCGAGCCAGGCTGGCCCACGTCCCCGGTCGCTTCTCCCCACTCTTGCCGCCCTGCTCGCTCATAGGCGGCGGACTCTATACCAGCCGCGTGCGGGGCCCAGGCCGTCCCGCGCTCCTGCGCTCGGAGGGTTGGCCGGTCACCGGTCCAGCGCCGACAGGTCCGGGCAGGAGGCGCGCACGCCCTCCGTCGGATTGAAGATGTCCCAGGAGCGGGAGATGAACGTCACCTTCCCCTGGGCATCCCAGCACTCGGTGTACTTCGCGCCCGGGATGTCACCGCGCAGAATCTCCACGGCGGCCAGGCCCCGGCCGTCCGGCGCCCAGCGCGTGGTGAGCGCCATGTCCTCCTTCAACCCCCCGAGAACGAAGTCCGTCTGGACCAGCTCGAAGGTCATCTCCGCCACGCCGCCCTCGCCCTCCCGGTACACGTAGCGCGTGGGCAGGGGCAGGGTGGTGTCCGCCAGGATCCAGACCAGCTCCACCCGCGTGGGGAACGTCCTCGTCTGGTAGTGGATCTCCTCCCCGTCGATGAAGTCCACGCCCAGGTACCCCTCCTCGCGCGAGCGCTTCAGGTCCAGGATGAGACTGCCCGTCCCCCGGCGCACGCCTCCGGTCGCCTCGAAGTGGCCGGAGAGGAAGCTCCACCAGTCGCCCTCGCCCTCGCCGACGTCGCGAAGCTGGAGGTGGTAGTCGAAGCGTCCCCCCTCACGCGTCATCACGAAGCGCGTGTCGAACTTCATGTCGTTCTTGCCCAGGAAGGGCCCCCAGACCCGACGGTTGGGGCCGCGGGAGGTCGCGGGCTGGGTCCGGATGTTCTCGATGGCCTGCAGCATGTTGCCGACCGAGTCGTTGAAGTCGCGGCCCGTCTCGCTCGTGTCGCCGATGATGCCGGAGAGCTCTCCCAGTCGTCCCAGTTGCAGGGCCTGGACCTTGGACGCCACGCGCAGGGCCCGGGCCTTCGCCTGCTCCTGCCCGAGCACCTTCGCCATCAGGTCCTCGCGCCGGGGGATGGCGTTCTGGAACTCCAGGTCGTCGTTGGAGAAGTCGCCGCCGCACGCGGCCAGGGCCAGACACAGGCAGATGGGCGTCAGGTATCGCATCGAACGCTCCTTCATGGCCGGTAGGTGAGGAGCGCGCCCAGCTCCCAGAAGCCCAGGGAGCGTTGCTCGTCCACGGTGTAGAGCAGGTAGTGGAGCCGGGCACGCCCCGTCACGTGCAGGCGTCGCAAGGGCTGCCAGCGCAACCCCGCGACGAGCCCCGGCGAGAACATCGCGAACTTCTGGTCCGGATACGCGGCCTCCTCGAAGTCGCGCCGCATCACGAGGTACGCCATGCGCGCGCCGACGAACGGGGTGACGCGTCCCTGGGGCCACTCGGACGCGAGCGTCGTGCCCAGGCTCGTCACCGAGTACCGGTACGCAGGCCCACTCAACGTGGGCAGGTCCAGCAGCGCCTGCTTGCGCCCCACCGCCACGTCCACGCCCCACACCCAGTCGCGTCGGAAGTAGTCGTGCAGCTGCGCCTCCGCGCCCAACATCCCCACCGAGAGGAACAGCGACTGGCGCGTGGGCGCGTCGAAGTAGGACTGCACCGCGCCGGACAGGCCCAGCGTCCACCACGCGCCACCGTCCAGGCTCACACCCTTCACCGGGTCATCGGAGAAGGGCGCGTCCCTCAGGCGCGACTCCTCCAGCACCACGGGCTGTCCGCGCGACACCTGCACCTCGCCGATGCGCAGCCTGTCGGAGAGCCTTCGCTTCACGCGGTACGTGCCGGGCGCCAGGGCCACGCGGCGCTCCACGCCGTCCGTCTTGTCCAGCTCCGCCACCACCAGCCCAGCCGGGTCCACGAAGTAGTACATGCCGGCAGGCGCCACCTGCGGCACCACCAGCCCGTCGCCACCCGCGCGCAGGTCCGTGAGCACCAGGTCGCCGTTGCCCGCCAGGTCGTAGCTGAACGTGGGGTGCTGCGCGCCGCCGCTGCTCGCCGCGGTGTCCGCCACCGTGCGCGCGTACGCATGCGAGTACGCCTCGAACAGCGTCACCCGTCCATCGCCGCTGCGGTCCGCGTCGCCCAACAGGCCGCTCGCCAGGTGGTGGGAGAAGTAGCTGCCGCCCAGCGCGTCCGACTCCTGCGAGTCCTCGTCCGCCGCGCTCGAGGTGAGGATGACCAGGCCCCGCGCGTCGCGTGACGCTCCGGACTCGATTTCGAAGGCCGGGGCCCGCCGCGCGCCCTTGGTGCGCGTCATCGCCCCGGAGCGGCACGAGTCGAGAATCGCGATGCGGATGTCCGCGGGCGCGTTCGACAGCCGGCGCTTCAAGTCGTCGAAGCCCAGGCGCGTGTTGCCCAGCCGCAGCGTGCCGTCCTTCGCGTGGCCGGAGTAGTAGACGAGCAGCGCCGTGCGCTCGCCCCTCTCCTGGGCCGCCTTCGCCCGCGCCTCCAGCGCCGTGAGCGCCGCGAGGAAGTCCTTCGACGTCTCGTTGAGCAGCAGCTTCGCGTCGCCGGGCGCCACGCCGCCCAGCCGCGCCAGCAGCTCGTGCATCTTGCGCGCGTCGTCGCGGGCGAAGCGCAGGGGCCGCGTCTCGTCGCCGCCCTCGTCGTTGCCGGCAATCAGCGCGAAGCGACGCAGGCTGTCCGCGTGCGCCGCCGAGGCCACGGTGAGCGCGAGCACCAGGCCCAGGGCCCGCCCGAATGGGAAGAGGGGTGGGCTCATGGCTTGAGCAGCACCCAGTGCGTCTGCGTGCCCTTCACATCCAGGGGCGCCATCCGCTCCACCTCGCCGCCCGCCGCCGAGAAGGCACGCCGCGTCGCCTCCACCAGCGACTCCACCGCGAAGGGCTCGTCACCCAGCACCAGCACCACGCGCTCGGCGCCCGAGCCGGTGAACTCCCAGCTCCCCTCCAGCCAGTGCACCTCCGCGCCGGGCTCCACCGCCACGCTGGCGCCGGACTCCGGATGCAGCGCCGTCACCTCGCCGATGGCATCCACCGACACGGCGGCCATGTATCGGTGCGCGCCCGCCTTGTAGCCCAGCATCACCCGCTCGCCGGGCTCCAGCGCCTCGGGCCTGTCGGGCCGTGCCTCGCGCTGCGGGCCCGAGCCGCCGCCGATGCGCAGCTCCGCCACGTCGCCGCCACCCTTGCGCCGGTTCCACTCCGGGCCTTCTTCGAGGAGCGGCTTGGCCAGCACCACCACCAGCAGCGACGCGGCCAGGGCCACCGTCGCGGGCACCCAGCGCCGAGGAGGAGGGCGCGTGGCCTGCTGCCGCTGCTGGCGCTCCAGGGCGCGCTCGACACCCGCCTCGAAGCGCTCGAAGGGGAGCTCCGCCTCGAAGCTCGCCTGGTTCTCCTCGAGCCCCTTCAGCACGGCGCCGCAGGTGAGGCAGCCGGCCGCGTGGGCCCGGACGCGGTGGGCCTCGGGGGAGGCCAGCTCGCCGGCCCTCAGGCGTCGCAGTGTCCACTCCGACTCGTGCGCGCTCATCGAACCCTCAGCTCCTCTCCGCCCAGCTCGGCGAAGCGCTCCAGCCGCTTGCGGATGGTGGGCACCGAGCGCCCCAGCATCGCGGCCACCTCTTCCAAGGTCATCCCGTCCACGTGGTAGTGGACCACCGCCGCCTGCGTCTCCTCA of Myxococcus fulvus contains these proteins:
- the grxC gene encoding glutaredoxin 3 translates to MKPVKIYTTNYCGFCVRAKDLLKRKGVDFQELDVTGDDDTRAKLVEMSGGQRTVPQIFIGDTHVGGYSDLAQLDKEGKLDPMLQA
- a CDS encoding caspase family protein, with the translated sequence MSPPLFPFGRALGLVLALTVASAAHADSLRRFALIAGNDEGGDETRPLRFARDDARKMHELLARLGGVAPGDAKLLLNETSKDFLAALTALEARAKAAQERGERTALLVYYSGHAKDGTLRLGNTRLGFDDLKRRLSNAPADIRIAILDSCRSGAMTRTKGARRAPAFEIESGASRDARGLVILTSSAADEDSQESDALGGSYFSHHLASGLLGDADRSGDGRVTLFEAYSHAYARTVADTAASSGGAQHPTFSYDLAGNGDLVLTDLRAGGDGLVVPQVAPAGMYYFVDPAGLVVAELDKTDGVERRVALAPGTYRVKRRLSDRLRIGEVQVSRGQPVVLEESRLRDAPFSDDPVKGVSLDGGAWWTLGLSGAVQSYFDAPTRQSLFLSVGMLGAEAQLHDYFRRDWVWGVDVAVGRKQALLDLPTLSGPAYRYSVTSLGTTLASEWPQGRVTPFVGARMAYLVMRRDFEEAAYPDQKFAMFSPGLVAGLRWQPLRRLHVTGRARLHYLLYTVDEQRSLGFWELGALLTYRP
- a CDS encoding NUDIX hydrolase is translated as MPREASAGGIVIRESDGTWEVVVIRPHGRPLWALPKGHVDPGETPEQTASREVHEETGLTAALVAPLGEIRYVYQFRGQRIFKRVHFFLFRYQEGALGPLPGPRVEVDEVRWVPVGQLVPLLGYKGEKAVAARAVRWMRAQGLLPQAPSPAVGPEGKGT
- the groES gene encoding co-chaperone GroES; this translates as MKIRPLQDRLIVKRVAEENKTKGGLFIPDTAKEKPLEGKVVAVGNGKVQEDGKVRPLDIKAGDTILFSKYAGTEIKLDGEEHLILREEDVLGVIEK
- the pgm gene encoding phosphoglucomutase (alpha-D-glucose-1,6-bisphosphate-dependent), with the protein product MAHPLAGKLPPEDLLIAPEKLRARYYAEKPDVGVPEQRVAFGTSGHRGSSARTSFNEAHIVAVTQALCEYRQQQGIDGPLYLGMDTHALSAPAQQTALEVLAANGVQVRFTDGATPTPVISHAILTFNKGRTTGLADGIVITPSHNPPEDGGIKYNPPNGGPADTNVTALIERRANALLGEDNRGIQRTPYARARTAPTVKPHDFITPYVEDLGSVVDMEAIKGAKLKIGADPLGGSNVAYWEPIATRYGLNLTVVNPTVDPTFRFMPVDHDGKIRMDCSSPYAMANLVKLKDQYDLAFGNDADSDRHGIVTRSLGLMNPNHYLAVAIHYLFQNRPGWKAGTAVGKTLVSSGLIDRVAQSLHRRVVEVPVGFKWFVDGLLAGTLGFGGEESAGASFLRRDGTVWTTDKDGMLLDLLAVEILARTDKDPGEHYQDLAARFGTPYYARIDQAATPAQKAVLKKLSPDAVKAQSLAGEPILQRLTRAPGNDADIGGLKVVAENGWFAARPSGTEDVYKIYAESFRDEAHLNAILEEARAIVAQAFAGA
- a CDS encoding DoxX family protein, whose protein sequence is MKTVLMYVLGLFMVAGGINHFVHPRAYVRMMPPYLPWHGPLVFWSGVAEVLLGVGLLIPATRVVSAWGLIALFIAVFPANLQMAREPERFRKIPKAVLWARLPLQGVLILWAWWYT
- the groL gene encoding chaperonin GroEL (60 kDa chaperone family; promotes refolding of misfolded polypeptides especially under stressful conditions; forms two stacked rings of heptamers to form a barrel-shaped 14mer; ends can be capped by GroES; misfolded proteins enter the barrel where they are refolded when GroES binds), which produces MAKDLLFDVRAREAILRGVNILADAVKVTLGPKGRNVVIEKSFGSPTITKDGVTVAKEIELENKFENMGAQMVKEVASKTSDVAGDGTTTATVLAQAIFREGAKLVAAGHNPMDIKRGIDKAVAVIVGELKKLAKPTKDKKEIAQVGTISANGDATIGQIIADAMEKVGKEGVITVEEAKGLETTLDVVEGMQFDRGYLSPYFVTDPERMEAVLNDALILIHEKKISSMKDLLPILEQVARAGKPLLIIAEEVEGEALATLVVNKIRGVLNVCAVKAPGFGDRRKAILEDIATLTGGRMIAEDLGIKLDTLELKDLGRAKRITVDKDNTTVVDGAGSEQEINARVKQIRAQIEETTSDYDREKLQERLAKLVGGVAVINVGAATETEMKEKKARVEDALNATRAAVEEGVVPGGGVAYIRCLKALEGQTFAEGEKFGVDIIRRAVEEPLRQIVGNGGLEGSVIVNKVKEGTGAFGFNAATGAYEDLLAAGVIDPAKVSRTALQNSASVASLMLTTEAMVAERPKDEKDAPAGAGGMGGMGGMGGMGM
- a CDS encoding AmpG family muropeptide MFS transporter, which codes for MSEQGGKSGEKRPGTWASLARAMASWRTASVTLLSFSSGLPLGLVWIAIPDWLRSIGVDIRVVGLITLAQAPWSFKFIWSPLMDRYVPPFWGRRRGWMAVAQVALFATTLALAGLGEHPEAAWVVGALAMAVAFASATQDIAIDAYAVEVLRKEEQGVAVGARVALYRAAMFIAGSAAITLAGRVSWKWVVIGLATLYLPMLIITRFAPEPEERLAPPKSLKDAVWYPFVGFLSRHRALEILAFVFLYKLADNLGGTLLRPFLVDMGYSDLHRGVALGTIGLFGTILGTLVGGAWTTVLGLGRALWVFGVIQIVSNIGYVLVARAGAPSVWLMYSAIGFEQVTQGLGTGAFSVLLMRLTQKRFSATQFALLSSLFSIPRVVAGPIAGFLVYSIGWEPFFWFTMVGGIPGLLLLARFVPLGVRDPDFDVQSRPTTRAVSRPMMVGSAALAAVVGMGLGLVTTALLTAVQNLRKAPQAGFDFATPFGALFQPASVTDWVTLASIIVFGLTVGLLTAAVLAARSGAFYLPEQEAPPSPSGAPSP
- the rpoZ gene encoding DNA-directed RNA polymerase subunit omega: MARVTVEDCLPLVDNRFALVLLGAKRARQLMAGARPIIESSKNKPPVLSLREVATGRVKFDRDVREALSGKYTADTAK